A region from the Zonotrichia leucophrys gambelii isolate GWCS_2022_RI chromosome 21, RI_Zleu_2.0, whole genome shotgun sequence genome encodes:
- the SLC2A1 gene encoding solute carrier family 2, facilitated glucose transporter member 1 isoform X2, whose protein sequence is MDTGSKMTARLMLAVGGAVLGSLQFGYNTGVINAPQKVIEDFYNLTWLNRYGEPISPATLTTLWSLSVAIFSVGGMIGSFSVGLFVNRFGRRNSMLMSNILAFVSAVLMGFSKMAFSFEMLILGRFIIGLYSGLTTGFVPMYVGEVSPTALRGALGTFHQLGIVLGILIAQVFGLDLIMGNESLWPLLLGFIFVPALLQCIILPFAPESPRFLLINRNEENKAKSVLKKLRGTTDVSSDLQEMKEESRQMMREKKVTIMELFRSPMYRQPILIAIVLQLSQQLSGINAVFYYSTSIFEKSGVEQPVYATIGSGVVNTAFTVVSLFVVERAGRRTLHLIGLAGMAGCAILMTIALTLLDQMPWMSYLSIVAIFGFVAFFEIGPGPIPWFIVAELFSQGPRPAAFAVAGLSNWTSNFIVGMGFQYIAQLCGSYVFIIFTVLLVLFFIFTYFKVPETKGRTFDEIASGFRQSGGGQSDKTPDEFHSLGADSQ, encoded by the exons ATGGACACCGGCAGCAAG ATGACGGCTCGCCTGATGCTGGCTGTgggaggagcagtgctgggctccctgCAGTTCGGGTACAACACCGGCGTCATCAACGCCCCGCAGAAG GTGATTGAGGATTTCTACAACCTCACGTGGCTGAACAGATACGGGGAGCCCATCAGCCCTGCCACCCTCACCACGCTCTGGTCCCTCTCCGTTGCCATCTTCTCTGTCGGGGGCATGATCGGCTCCTTCTCCGTGGGGCTCTTTGTCAATCGCTTTGGAAG GCGCAATTCCATGCTGATGTCCAACATCCTTGCCTTCGTGTCAGCTGTGCTCATGGGCTTCTCCAAGATGGCTTTCTCCTTCGAGATGCTCATCCTGGGCCGCTTCATCATCGGCCTCTACTCCGGCCTCACCACGGGTTTCGTGCCCATGTACGTGGGCGAGGTGTCCCCTACTGCCCTGAGGGGGGCCCTGGGCACCTTCCACCAGCTTGGCATCGTGCTGGGCATCCTCATCGCACAG gTGTTTGGTTTGGACTTGATCATGGGAAACGAGTCCCTGtggccgctgctgctgggcttcaTCTTCGTCCCTGCGCTGCTGCAGTGCATCATCCTGCCCTTCGCCCCCGAGAGCCCCCGCTTCCTGCTCATCAACCGCAACGAGGAGAACAAGGCCAAGAGCG TCCTCAAGAAGCTGCGAGGCACGACGGATGTGAGCAGTGACCTGCAGGAGATGAAGGAGGAGAGCCGGCAGATGATGAGGGAGAAGAAGGTGACCATCATGGAGCTGTTCCGCTCGCCCATGTACCGCCAGCCCATCCTCATCGCCATcgtcctgcagctctcccagcagctctcagggatCAACGCG GTCTTCTACTACTCCACCAGCATCTTCGAGAAGTCGGGGGTGGAGCAGCCTGTCTATGCCACCATTGGCTCTGGCGTGGTGAACACAGCCTTCACGGTGGTCTCG CTCTTCGTGGTGGAGCGAGCCGGACGCAGGACCCTGCACCTCATcgggctggcagggatggctggGTGTGCCATTCTCATGACCATCGCCCTCACGCTGCTG GACCAAATGCCCTGGATGTCCTACCTCAGCATCGTGGCCATCTTTGGGTTTGTGGCCTTCTTTGAGATCGGCCCAGGCCCCATCCCGTGGTTCATCGTGGCCGAGCTGTTCAGCCAAGGGCCCCGTCCCGCTGCTTTCGCCGTGGCCGGGCTCTCCAACTGGACCTCCAACTTCATCGTGGGCATGGGCTTCCAGTACATTGCG CAACTCTGTGGCTCCTACGTCTTCATCATCTTCACGGTGCTGCTCGTGCTCTTCTTCATCTTCACCTACTTCAAGGTGCCGGAGACCAAAGGCCGGACCTTCGACGAGATCGCCTCGGGCTTCCGGCAGAGCGGGGGCGGCCAGAGCGACAAAACCCCGGACGAGTTCCACAGCCTGGGCGCCGACTCGCAG TGA
- the SLC2A1 gene encoding solute carrier family 2, facilitated glucose transporter member 1 isoform X1: MDTGSKMTARLMLAVGGAVLGSLQFGYNTGVINAPQKVIEDFYNLTWLNRYGEPISPATLTTLWSLSVAIFSVGGMIGSFSVGLFVNRFGRRNSMLMSNILAFVSAVLMGFSKMAFSFEMLILGRFIIGLYSGLTTGFVPMYVGEVSPTALRGALGTFHQLGIVLGILIAQVFGLDLIMGNESLWPLLLGFIFVPALLQCIILPFAPESPRFLLINRNEENKAKSVLKKLRGTTDVSSDLQEMKEESRQMMREKKVTIMELFRSPMYRQPILIAIVLQLSQQLSGINAVFYYSTSIFEKSGVEQPVYATIGSGVVNTAFTVVSLFVVERAGRRTLHLIGLAGMAGCAILMTIALTLLDQMPWMSYLSIVAIFGFVAFFEIGPGPIPWFIVAELFSQGPRPAAFAVAGLSNWTSNFIVGMGFQYIAQLCGSYVFIIFTVLLVLFFIFTYFKVPETKGRTFDEIASGFRQSGGGQSDKTPDEFHSLGADSQV, translated from the exons ATGGACACCGGCAGCAAG ATGACGGCTCGCCTGATGCTGGCTGTgggaggagcagtgctgggctccctgCAGTTCGGGTACAACACCGGCGTCATCAACGCCCCGCAGAAG GTGATTGAGGATTTCTACAACCTCACGTGGCTGAACAGATACGGGGAGCCCATCAGCCCTGCCACCCTCACCACGCTCTGGTCCCTCTCCGTTGCCATCTTCTCTGTCGGGGGCATGATCGGCTCCTTCTCCGTGGGGCTCTTTGTCAATCGCTTTGGAAG GCGCAATTCCATGCTGATGTCCAACATCCTTGCCTTCGTGTCAGCTGTGCTCATGGGCTTCTCCAAGATGGCTTTCTCCTTCGAGATGCTCATCCTGGGCCGCTTCATCATCGGCCTCTACTCCGGCCTCACCACGGGTTTCGTGCCCATGTACGTGGGCGAGGTGTCCCCTACTGCCCTGAGGGGGGCCCTGGGCACCTTCCACCAGCTTGGCATCGTGCTGGGCATCCTCATCGCACAG gTGTTTGGTTTGGACTTGATCATGGGAAACGAGTCCCTGtggccgctgctgctgggcttcaTCTTCGTCCCTGCGCTGCTGCAGTGCATCATCCTGCCCTTCGCCCCCGAGAGCCCCCGCTTCCTGCTCATCAACCGCAACGAGGAGAACAAGGCCAAGAGCG TCCTCAAGAAGCTGCGAGGCACGACGGATGTGAGCAGTGACCTGCAGGAGATGAAGGAGGAGAGCCGGCAGATGATGAGGGAGAAGAAGGTGACCATCATGGAGCTGTTCCGCTCGCCCATGTACCGCCAGCCCATCCTCATCGCCATcgtcctgcagctctcccagcagctctcagggatCAACGCG GTCTTCTACTACTCCACCAGCATCTTCGAGAAGTCGGGGGTGGAGCAGCCTGTCTATGCCACCATTGGCTCTGGCGTGGTGAACACAGCCTTCACGGTGGTCTCG CTCTTCGTGGTGGAGCGAGCCGGACGCAGGACCCTGCACCTCATcgggctggcagggatggctggGTGTGCCATTCTCATGACCATCGCCCTCACGCTGCTG GACCAAATGCCCTGGATGTCCTACCTCAGCATCGTGGCCATCTTTGGGTTTGTGGCCTTCTTTGAGATCGGCCCAGGCCCCATCCCGTGGTTCATCGTGGCCGAGCTGTTCAGCCAAGGGCCCCGTCCCGCTGCTTTCGCCGTGGCCGGGCTCTCCAACTGGACCTCCAACTTCATCGTGGGCATGGGCTTCCAGTACATTGCG CAACTCTGTGGCTCCTACGTCTTCATCATCTTCACGGTGCTGCTCGTGCTCTTCTTCATCTTCACCTACTTCAAGGTGCCGGAGACCAAAGGCCGGACCTTCGACGAGATCGCCTCGGGCTTCCGGCAGAGCGGGGGCGGCCAGAGCGACAAAACCCCGGACGAGTTCCACAGCCTGGGCGCCGACTCGCAGGTGTAA